A genomic segment from Bacteroidota bacterium encodes:
- the fabD gene encoding ACP S-malonyltransferase, whose translation MKAYVFPGQGSQFIGMGKEIYENSKQAKDLFEKANDLLGFRITDTMFSGTDEELKQTKVTQPAIFLHSVILANSLGDSFKPDMVAGHSLGEFSALVANRVLTFEDALLLVSKRAMAMQKACEIKPSTMAAILNLDDKVVEQVCASIENEVVVAANYNCPGQLVISGSIEGVNLACEKLKAAGAKRTLVLPVGGAFHSPLMQPAQQELEIAIQQTVFNQGICPIYQNVTAKAVSDPHEIKKNLLIQLTAPVRWTQTMENMIADGATTFIEVGPGKVLQGLVKKVNKDMETYSA comes from the coding sequence GAAAGCATATGTTTTTCCGGGTCAAGGTTCTCAATTTATCGGTATGGGAAAGGAAATTTACGAAAATTCAAAACAAGCAAAGGACCTTTTTGAAAAAGCAAACGACTTACTCGGCTTCCGAATTACCGATACTATGTTTTCGGGTACTGATGAAGAGTTGAAACAAACTAAGGTTACTCAACCAGCGATTTTTTTACATTCCGTTATTTTAGCGAATAGTTTAGGCGATAGCTTTAAACCAGATATGGTTGCCGGCCACTCACTTGGCGAATTCTCAGCATTGGTAGCGAATAGAGTATTAACTTTTGAGGATGCTTTGTTGCTTGTTTCAAAACGTGCAATGGCGATGCAAAAGGCATGTGAAATAAAGCCTTCCACAATGGCTGCAATTTTAAATTTAGACGATAAAGTGGTAGAACAAGTTTGTGCTTCTATTGAAAACGAAGTAGTAGTTGCCGCTAATTATAACTGTCCGGGACAATTGGTTATTTCAGGCAGCATTGAAGGGGTAAATTTAGCCTGTGAAAAATTGAAAGCTGCAGGAGCAAAACGTACTCTTGTGTTGCCGGTTGGAGGTGCTTTTCACTCTCCATTAATGCAACCTGCGCAGCAAGAACTTGAAATTGCGATTCAGCAAACTGTTTTCAATCAAGGTATTTGTCCAATTTATCAGAACGTTACTGCAAAAGCTGTTTCTGATCCTCATGAGATTAAGAAAAACTTGCTAATACAACTTACTGCTCCGGTGCGCTGGACCCAAACTATGGAAAATATGATTGCGGACGGAGCTACTACCTTTATTGAAGTTGGACCAGGTAAGGTACTACAAGGTTTGGTGAAGAAAGTGAACAAGGATATGGAAACCTATAGCGCTTAA